Proteins found in one bacterium genomic segment:
- a CDS encoding homoserine O-acetyltransferase has protein sequence MTYWKTSTKRSVPVNSMAALNPKESKASPESHAAVVPPQYDGVGLVETQYFEFPCLDLEVGKRLEPVTLAYETYGTLNEKGTNAILICHALTGDAHVTGWHKGANVPGWWHNCVGPGKAYDTDRYFVICSNVIGGCMGSVGPPSINPATAQPYALDFPFATIGDMINAQKHLVDHLGIKKLLCVTGGSMGGMQALQWAVSYPDQVQTVVCIAASGRETSQQIAFNEVGRRAIITDPNWMGGNYYGRSIPSAGLSVARMIGHITYISDEALHSKFARKLQDKEKFDYHFDTEFEVESYLRYQGDKFVQRFDANSYLYLTRAVDYFDLSADFGSINQAFSAAKSRFLFIAFSSDWLYPPRQVKELVKAAKSAGRDTTYVEVETPVGHDAFLLGSETQTAAICNFLTAEQERFNEDAS, from the coding sequence TGTTGTGCCGCCACAATATGACGGAGTTGGTTTGGTAGAAACTCAATACTTCGAGTTCCCCTGCCTAGACCTCGAAGTTGGCAAACGCCTAGAGCCGGTTACTCTCGCTTACGAAACCTATGGGACACTTAATGAAAAGGGCACGAACGCAATTCTTATCTGTCATGCCTTAACCGGCGATGCGCACGTGACAGGTTGGCATAAAGGGGCAAATGTTCCGGGTTGGTGGCACAACTGCGTGGGGCCGGGTAAGGCTTACGATACCGACCGCTATTTCGTGATTTGCAGCAATGTGATCGGCGGATGCATGGGAAGTGTCGGCCCACCGAGTATTAATCCCGCAACCGCTCAGCCCTATGCGCTTGATTTTCCCTTTGCAACTATCGGCGATATGATTAACGCTCAGAAACATTTAGTTGATCATTTGGGCATTAAGAAGCTGCTTTGCGTCACCGGCGGCAGTATGGGTGGGATGCAAGCGCTCCAATGGGCGGTCAGTTACCCAGATCAGGTTCAAACTGTCGTGTGTATTGCCGCTAGTGGGCGTGAAACCTCTCAGCAGATTGCATTCAATGAAGTCGGCCGACGTGCGATTATCACCGACCCTAATTGGATGGGGGGCAATTATTACGGCAGAAGCATCCCTTCCGCTGGGCTTTCAGTCGCCCGAATGATTGGCCACATCACCTATATAAGCGATGAGGCGCTGCACTCGAAGTTTGCCCGAAAGCTGCAGGATAAAGAGAAATTTGATTACCACTTCGACACCGAATTTGAGGTCGAGAGCTACCTTCGCTATCAAGGCGATAAGTTCGTCCAGCGTTTTGATGCGAATTCATACCTTTACCTCACTCGCGCGGTGGACTACTTCGACCTATCGGCTGATTTTGGCTCGATTAATCAAGCATTCTCAGCGGCGAAATCACGGTTTTTATTTATCGCCTTCTCATCCGACTGGCTTTATCCGCCTCGGCAGGTGAAAGAGCTTGTTAAGGCCGCCAAGTCAGCCGGGCGCGATACCACTTATGTTGAAGTCGAAACACCCGTTGGGCATGATGCTTTCTTATTGGGCAGCGAAACCCAAACAGCTGCAATTTGCAACTTTTTAACCGCAGAACAGGAG